In Deltaproteobacteria bacterium, the sequence CCTTTCTGGGTTTCCTGGCATTTCAGTGAGACGTACTGCGCCACTTTCTCGACATATGCTTTGTCAGCTGTGGTGTGTAAGATGTACTCTCGTCCCAGGATTCCTACCTTCACCTGCTGAGTCAAACCGTCCTCCTCTATGAAAAACGGTTAAGCTTGTCGATCAGCGAATCCAGACGGCTGCGAACCTCTGATTTCTGCTGTTCCAGATCTCTCATCTGCCCTTCCAGCTTCTGAATGAGATCCTCTTTCTCCGCCAACTGCACCTTGCAGGCGCTGTTTTCCTCGCGCAACTGCTCATAGCGTTCAATGAGAACATCTATTCTCTTTTCGAGCCGGTCAAAAGGCGACTCCTCTTGAACGCCCTCATCCGTAACTGTCTCAGAATAGACACCAAATCTCTCTTCTCCCATGTAGGCCCCCATCGACTTGTTGCGGTTCACACGGCTATTCTAATCCGGGCCTTTTCTGCAAGTCAAGTATAAGCAAGTGTCTCGTTGTTTTTTATAACTGTTTGTAAAAGCAAAAAGGGTTGTCAACCCTCCTGGCCACAGAGGCAAACTCATTTGCAACCATTCAGCACCGAGGGCTGGGGAAAGAGAGCTCTTGCAGGAACGGCTGCCTGACTGCCGCTGCTGCCCTGCCGCCGGCAAAGTGTCCACCTTTGCCGGAAACGGCCTCACTCCACGGTTACGCTCTTGGCCAGGTTCCGGGGTTGGTCCACGTCAGTGCCCCGCAGCACGGCCACGTGATAGGCAAGCAATTGCAAGGGGATGGTAAACAGTACCGTGGCCAGGTATGGACTCGATCTGGGCACCGGGATAAAGGCGTCTACTTTGTCGGCACAATTATCCTGGTCGGCCACCACTATAATCTTGCCGCGCCTCGCTTTTACTTCTTCGATGTTGGCAAGCATCTTCTCAAATGTTACTCCTGAACTCGCCAGGGCAACAACTGGCATGTGTTCATCAATGAGTGCTATGGGACCGTGCTTCATCTCTCCTGCAGGATAACCCTCAGCGTGAACATAGGAAATTTCTTTCATCTTCAGGGCACCCTCGAGAGCTATTGGATAGTGGATTCCTCGGCCCAGATAGAGAAAGTCGCGGGCTTTGGCATACTCTTCGGCAATGGAGCGTATCAGCCGATCCTGCCCCAGAGCTGCCTCCATTTTCTTGGGCAGTCTCACCAGATCAGCTATTGCCTCCTGACAACTCTCAGCAGTCAACTTGTCACGCTTCCTGCCCAGATAAAGAGCAAGAAGGTACAGGGCTACCAGCTGGGTGGTAAATGCCTTGGTGGAGGCCACTCCGATTTCTGGGCCAGCATGGGTGTAGAGTATGCCGTCTGATTGTCTTACCAGGCTGCTGCCCACCACATTACAGATCGACAGGATAAATGCCTCTTTGGCCTTTCCCTCCCGCATGGCAGCCAGAGTGTCGGCTGTTTCACCAGATTGGGAAATGAGCACCAGAAGGGTCCGCTCATCAACCAGGGGATTGCGGTAGCGGAATTCTGAACCTAGATCCACCTCTACTGGCAGGGCAGACAGGTTTTCCAGAAGATATTTTCCCACCAGGCCTGCATGGTACGAAGTGCCGCAGGCCACAATGACTATTTTGCGCAAACGCGCCACGCTCTCTCTGTCCAGGTTGATGTCATCGAGATAGATGTCCCCGGTTGACTCGCCAACCCGGCCTCGAAACGTATCAATCACCGCGCGTGGCTGCTCATAAATTTCCTTTTGCATAAAATGCTTGTAGCCAGCTTTTTCGGCCATTACCGGATTCCAGCTGATGTGCGCCACCTCTTTCGCCAGAACCGCCCCTCCCTCGTCCCGCACCTCATAGCCTTGACGCCCGAGGATGGCCACTTCGCCGTCTTCTAGAAACACCATATCGCGAGTGTGTCCAAGAATGGCAGGAATGTCAGAAGCAACCAGAAGGGCCTCGGGCGCCAACCCGAGGATGAGTGGACTTTCCTTGCGCACTGCAATCAGTGTATCTGGCTGCTGTTCGTTCAGGATTACCAGGGCATATGATCCTTCTATGACCTCGAGACTTTCGTAAACGGCTTCCACAAAAGGAACGCCTGCCAGAACCTTCTGACAAACGAGCTGGGCAATGATTTCAGTGTCCGTCTCTGAACGTATTTTGCAGCCTGCAGCGGTCAGTTCATGCTTGAGTTGCAGATAATTTTCTATGATGCCATTGTGAACCACTGCGATTGGACCTGCCTGATGTGGGTGGGCATTCCGTTCAGAGGGTGGTCCGTGTGTGGCCCAGCGGGTGTGTCCGATTCCCACCGTTCCTTCCACCGGACGCTTTTTGAGCAGCTGTTCGAGCCTCTGCAGTTTCCCCTCACAGCGGCGTACTTCAATCCTGGAGTCGCTTATTACTGCAATGCCGGCACTGTCGTAGCCCCGGTACTCCAGTCGTCTCAGGCCCTCCACCAGCAAGGAAATGCAGTCTTGCTCTCCTATATAGCCTATAATGCCGCACATACAGCCTCTCCTCAGTATGTCGGGTTTTCCTGCGGCCGCAATCCTCCCACTCTGTCACCGCCACAGGGACTGCCAAGACTCTAAGATGCTTGCCACACTCGTGGATGGCACGCGGCTCATGCCTTCCAGGTGCCGCCGCGGGGAAAAATTTACCCCTGACTGTTGCCGACAGTGGCAGCTCTATCGGCAAGCAGCCTGGCAACAGCAGCCAGTTCCTCTGGAGTATTTACTCCAAGAATCTCCTGGGAATCCAACACAGTGAAACCGTCGACCTGCCGTTTCTCTGCCAGTGCTTTCTCTACCATATCTGTGAGGTAGTACTCTCCCTGCGCATTATTGTTGTCAATTTTCGGGATCAATCTGCGCAACAGTTCCGCCCTTGCACAGTAGATGCCGCTGTTGATTTCCCGAATTGCCCGCTCCTGCACTCCAGCATCTTTGCTTTCCACGATTCTGATGATCCTGCCGCGGCCATCTCTCACCACCCTGCCATAGGAGGCTGGCTGCTGCAGGATGGTAGTCAACACAGTAAGATCAACGTCTGCTTGTTGATGCGCGGTCACAAACCTGGCAAGCGTTTCAGCAGTGAGAAGCGGGGTATCACCGCAGCAGATGAGAATCGTTCCCTGAAAATCCCCAAGGCAGGGCAGGGCACATTCCACTGCATGGGCAGTCCCGAGCTGTTCTGACTGCAAGACCCATTCCACCTCTTCTGCAGCAAATATATCCCGAATGCGCTCTGCCTGATGTCCTATGACTACGATAATTCTCGCGACTCCGGCCTGTCGCAGAGCAGCCAGCGTGTAGGAAAGCATTGGCCGGTCGCAAATGGGGTGGAGAACTTTCGCCAGTTCCGAATGCATTCTGGTTCCCTTGCCAGCAGCAAGGATAAGTCCCACTACGTCCTTCATAGCTGCCTTTTACTTCATCCACTGCCAAAATGCAACCTGGCTCTGCGCTGGCCTCCCGGGGAAACTGATCACAACTGGGGCCTTGTGAATCAGTCAGCCGGTAACAGAGGAACCCTCGGCAACACGCTCAGACCTTGCTAGGCAGCTGCAAGCCTGTATTTCAAGCAAGTGTATCGCTTCTGAACCCTATCGTTTTCCACCCCGAGGGCCAGGGCCTTTCTGCTGCCCACCAGCACCACCAGTTTCTTGCCTCTGGTGACCGCAGTGTAGATGAGGTTTCTCTGCAGCATGACATAGTGCTGCGTCAGCAGAGGCACAACCACCGCAGGATATTCTGAACCCTGAGACTTGTGAACCGAGATGGCATAGGCCAGAACCAGTTCGTCCAGATCGCTATAATCATAGGGAACTTCAC encodes:
- the zapB gene encoding cell division protein ZapB; this translates as MGEERFGVYSETVTDEGVQEESPFDRLEKRIDVLIERYEQLREENSACKVQLAEKEDLIQKLEGQMRDLEQQKSEVRSRLDSLIDKLNRFS
- the glmS gene encoding glutamine--fructose-6-phosphate transaminase (isomerizing) translates to MCGIIGYIGEQDCISLLVEGLRRLEYRGYDSAGIAVISDSRIEVRRCEGKLQRLEQLLKKRPVEGTVGIGHTRWATHGPPSERNAHPHQAGPIAVVHNGIIENYLQLKHELTAAGCKIRSETDTEIIAQLVCQKVLAGVPFVEAVYESLEVIEGSYALVILNEQQPDTLIAVRKESPLILGLAPEALLVASDIPAILGHTRDMVFLEDGEVAILGRQGYEVRDEGGAVLAKEVAHISWNPVMAEKAGYKHFMQKEIYEQPRAVIDTFRGRVGESTGDIYLDDINLDRESVARLRKIVIVACGTSYHAGLVGKYLLENLSALPVEVDLGSEFRYRNPLVDERTLLVLISQSGETADTLAAMREGKAKEAFILSICNVVGSSLVRQSDGILYTHAGPEIGVASTKAFTTQLVALYLLALYLGRKRDKLTAESCQEAIADLVRLPKKMEAALGQDRLIRSIAEEYAKARDFLYLGRGIHYPIALEGALKMKEISYVHAEGYPAGEMKHGPIALIDEHMPVVALASSGVTFEKMLANIEEVKARRGKIIVVADQDNCADKVDAFIPVPRSSPYLATVLFTIPLQLLAYHVAVLRGTDVDQPRNLAKSVTVE
- a CDS encoding NTP transferase domain-containing protein is translated as MKDVVGLILAAGKGTRMHSELAKVLHPICDRPMLSYTLAALRQAGVARIIVVIGHQAERIRDIFAAEEVEWVLQSEQLGTAHAVECALPCLGDFQGTILICCGDTPLLTAETLARFVTAHQQADVDLTVLTTILQQPASYGRVVRDGRGRIIRIVESKDAGVQERAIREINSGIYCARAELLRRLIPKIDNNNAQGEYYLTDMVEKALAEKRQVDGFTVLDSQEILGVNTPEELAAVARLLADRAATVGNSQG